In one window of Fragaria vesca subsp. vesca unplaced genomic scaffold, FraVesHawaii_1.0 scf0513155, whole genome shotgun sequence DNA:
- the LOC101309792 gene encoding GPI mannosyltransferase 3-like, with the protein MRQRQSPTVSSSANTHATQNQIPTRSQQHKKAPQFDLLDSPKNLYLFCLAFRIVNALLVQTYFNPDEHWQALEVAHRITFGFGHLTWEWKQGIRSYLHPLLFAFLYKVLALLGLDTPLFMIKSPRLFQSLFSAFGDLYLYKLSVVLFGDQVAKWALFSQLTNWFMFFCLNRTLSNSLETILTIVSLYYWPCIRPSSSKLPLGSRKWGLIFAALACAIRPTSAIIWLYVGILELLVSCDKPRFIFLEVAPIGVLVLGLTFLVDRLMYGSWILVPLNFLRFNFLSSGGDYYGTHKWHWYFTQGFTVMVFTYLPFSIAGIMQSKQWKLSGLIAWVLGLYSVLGHKEFRFVLPVLPIALIFSGYALAELKSSISGCGQRKESADYHNKCPAKMHLAIFFLLATNIPMALYMSLVHQRGTEDVTYYLSKEVVEGKVTDILFLMPCHATPYYSTVHRNLPMRFLDCTPSEEKGTPDESDRFMMDPVGFASEFAKNWSLPSHIVIFDSEEKKLRDFLVSHSFKEIKRFFHAHFKVDHDLQASVVVYALTGS; encoded by the exons ATGAGGCAAAGACAGAGCCCTACAGtttcatcatcagcaaatacACACgcaacccaaaaccaaattccTACAAGatcacaacaacacaagaaagCCCCACAATTCGATCTGCTAGACTCACCCAAGAATCTCTATCTATTTTGCTTGGCCTTTCGAATAGTCAATGCTCTGTTGGTTCAGACATATTTCAACCCAGATGAGCACTGGCAAGCTCTTGAAGTTGCTCACCGCATCACTTTTGG GTTTGGCCATTTGACGTGGGAATGGAAGCAGGGGATTCGGAGCTACTTGCATCCTTTGCTCTTTGCTTTCCTTTACAAAGTGCTCGCCTTATTGGGTCTTGATACCCCATTGTTCATG ATTAAGTCTCCTCGGCTATTCCAGTCCCTATTCTCTGCATTTGGTGATTTATACCTGTACAAACTCTCTGTCGTCCTCTTTGGTGATCAGGTTGCAAAATGGGCT CTTTTTTCCCAATTGACAAAttggtttatgtttttctGCCTCAATCGTACGTTGTCAAATAGTCTGGAGACTATTCTAACCATTGTGAGCTTGTACTACTGGCCCTGTATCAGGCCTTCTTCTAGCAAACTTCCCTTGGGATCTAGAAAGTGGGGTTTGATTTTTGCTGCATTAGCTTGTGCTATTCGACCAACAAGTGCTATCATATGGCTTTATGTTGGGATCCTTGAGCTACTTGTGTCATGCGATAAACCCAGATTCATATTTTTAGAGGTGGCTCCTATTGG GGTCCTGGTGCTTGGTCTTACATTTTTAGTAGATCGATTGATGTACGGCTCATGGATCTTAGTACCTCTAAATTTTCTaagattcaattttctttcatctgGTGGAGATTATTATGGAACACACAAGTGGCACTGGTACTTCACTCAGGGATTTACTGTCATGGTATTCACTTATTTGCCATTTTCTATAGCTGGCATCATGCAGTCGAAACAATGGAAGCTTTCTGGCCTTATTGCATGGGTTCTTGGACTTTATAGTGTACTAGGCCACAAAGAATTCAG GTTTGTATTGCCTGTGCTTCCCATAGCTTTGATCTTCTCTGGATACGCTTTAGCTGAATTGAAATCATCAATTTCTGGATGTGGTCAAAGGAAGGAATCGGCAGATTACCATAATAAATGCCCTGCAAAAATGCACTTGGCCATCTTTTTCTTGCTTGCTACCAATATTCCAATGGCCTTGTATATGAGTTTGGTTCATCAG AGAGGAACTGAAGATGTTACATACTACCTGTCCAAAGAAGTGGTTGAGGGAAAAGTAACAGATATACTTTTTCTAATGCCTTGCCACGCCACACCTTATTACTCTACTGTACACCGAAACCTTCCAATGCGATTCCTAGACTGCACACCAAG TGAAGAGAAGGGAACCCCAGATGAATCAGATCGATTCATGATGGATCCTGTAGGTTTCGCATCAGAATTTGCCAAAAATTGGTCATTACCGAGTCatattgtaatatttgattcgGAAGAGAAGAAGTTACGGGATTTTCTAGTCTCCCATTCTTTCAAAGAG ATAAAAAGATTTTTCCATGCTCACTTTAAAGTGGATCATGATCTTCAAGCATCGGTCGTTGTATATGCTTTGACAGGCTCATGA
- the LOC101309506 gene encoding 50S ribosomal protein L35, chloroplastic-like: protein MASATVTMTVSFGLRYSPLCSCRVGQASVQLAQLNRPNSLRLSSSHTISGFRSLLPLRLCTITSTPLRLRSFTIVAHKGYKMKTHKASSKRFRVTGRGKIVRRRARKQHLLVKKNAKRRNRLSKMHAVSRSDYDNVIGALPYLKVNRKAE from the exons ATGGCTTCCGCGACGGTGACCATGACGGTGTCGTTTGGTCTGAGATACTCCCCATTGTGCTCTTGTAGGGTTGGTCAAGCCTCAGTTCAACTCGCTCAACTCAACCGGCCCAACTCATTGAGACTCAGTTCCTCACACACCATTTCTGGGTTCCGCTCACTTCTTCCCCTCCGGCTCTGCACCATCACTTCCACACCTCTTAGGCTTCGCTCTTTCACTATTGTAGCTCATAAAGGCTACAAAATGAAGACCCACAAG GCTTCATCAAAGCGGTTCAGGGTGACAGGTAGAGGGAAGATAGTTCGGAGGAGAGCCAGAAAGCAACATTTACTTGTGAAGAAGAATGCCAAGAGGAGAAACCGGCTCTCCAAAATG CATGCAGTTAGTCGAAGTGACTATGACAATGTGATTGGAGCATTGCCATATCTGAAAGTAAATAGGAAGGCAGAATAA
- the LOC101292659 gene encoding uncharacterized protein LOC101292659: MDLNFSPSPSEAHPDTMDFLSLAWCDFAVQALQPEQQDHQSLVLLDDPIIKFESQNRIQFTKLDENAHMDGADVKPPPPWKSNDVKSWIWMQQAMHPELNYNSYFRKKWLSWKIVPFKNMSIKKWLKEIKEKRKEEHRLQRAEVHAAISMAGVAAALATIAAESSRMNESTAKEAAVASAAALVAAQCAKVAEAMGAKKEQISSVIGSAMSSTSASDILTLTAAAATSLKGAATLKARSGCKNMLHGSAPVLPIEDNHEVDFDFEKCRSMLGMGVHLSIETPDGKYMVRSVSVVLSSEVKVLLKIRKLSLMKSKKESIILDMHAELYKDSEAETGTGYLIVLTTSKGTFKLDMEDDYQRYKTWATTINHMLMLSTSLSKYHLQFYKN, encoded by the exons ATGGATCTGAATTTCAGTCCAAGCCCTTCAGAGGCGCATCCTGATACGATGGATTTTCTGTCTCTTGCATGGTGCGATTTTGCAGTACAAGCTTTGCAACCAGAGCAACAAGACCACCAATCTCTAGTTCTATTAGATGATCCGATCATCAAGTTTGAGAGCCAAAACAGGATTCAATTCACG AAGTTGGACGAGAATGCACACATGGATGGTGCAGATGTCAAGCCTCCACCACCATGGAAATCTAATGATGTAAAG TCATGGATATGGATGCAACAAGCCATGCATCCAGAATTGAACTACAACAGCTATTTCAGAAAGAAATGG TTGTCATGGAAGATAGTGCCATTCAAGAACATGTCAATTAAGAAGTGGCTGAAGGAGATTAAGGAAAAGCGGAAAGAGGAACACAGGTTGCAAAGAGCTGAAGTCCATGCAGCTATATCTATGGCAGGAGTGGCAGCAGCGCTTGCTACCATTGCGGCTGAAAGCTCTAGAATGAATGAGAGCACTGCCAAGGAAGCAGCAGTGGCTTCTGCTGCTGCTCTGGTGGCAGCACAGTGTGCAAAAGTTGCAGAAGCAATGGGAGCAAAGAAGGAACAGATCAGCAGTGTAATAGGGTCAGCCATGAGTAGTACAAGTGCAAGTGATATCTTAACCCTCACAGCAGCAGCTGCAACAT CCTTAAAAGGAGCAGCTACACTTAAAGCAAGATCAGGATGCAAGAATATGCTACACGGGAGTGCACCCGTGCTGCCCATCGAGGACAACCATGAGGTTGACTTCGACTTTGAAAAGTGTAGGTCAATGCTTGGAATGGGTGTGCACCTCAGCATCGAAACACCAGATG GGAAGTACATGGTCAGATCAGTATCTGTCGTCCTAAGCAGTGAAGTCAAG GTTCTTCTTAAAATAAGGAAGCTCAGTCTGATGAAAAGCAAGAAGGAAA GTATTATACTGGACATGCATGCAGAGCTGTATAAAGATTCAGAAGCGGAGACCGGTACTGGTTATCTCATCGTCTTGACAACGAGTAAGGGGACATTCAAACTTGACATGGAAGATGACTATCAACGTTACAAGACATGGGCCACAACCATTAATCATATGCTCATGCTCTCTACTTCattatcaaaatatcatctTCAGTTCTACAAAAACTAA